One part of the Phragmites australis chromosome 3, lpPhrAust1.1, whole genome shotgun sequence genome encodes these proteins:
- the LOC133911740 gene encoding 3-ketoacyl-CoA synthase 10-like — MAREQALLSTEIVNRGVEPSGPDAGSPTFSVRVRRRLPDFLQSVNLKYVRLGYHYLISHGVYLATIPVIVLVCGAEVGNLSRDELWRKVWGEATNDLATVLAFLVVLAFTISVYIMSRPRPVYLIDFACYKPADELKVSKAEFIDLARKSGKFDEDSLAFQSRLLAKSGIGDESYMPRCVFEPSTNCATMKEGRAEASTAMFAALDELFDKCRVRPKDVGVLVVNCSLFNPTPSLSAMIVNHYKMRGNILSYNLGGMGCSAGVIAIDLARDMLQASGAGIAVVVSTEAVSFTWYPGKRRSMLIPNAFFRAGCAAVLLSNRRRDFHRAKYQLEHVVRTHKGADDRAFRSVYQEEDEQRIKGLSISRDLLEVGGHALKTNITTLGPLVLPFSEQLLFFAGVLFRHLFPSKTSTPPPPTTPGDASAAAPYIPDFKRAFEHFCMHAASRDVLEHLQSNLGLRDADLESSRAALHRFGNTSSSSIWYELAYLEAKGRVRRGDRVWQLAFGSGFKCNSAVWRAVRRVRRPSCSPWLDSVDQYPARMDA, encoded by the exons ATGGCGCGGGAGCAGGCGCTGCTCTCGACGGAGATCGTGAACCGGGGCGTGGAGCCGTCGGGCCCGGACGCCGGCTCGCCGACGTTCTCGGTGCGCGTGCGCCGCCGGCTGCCGGACTTCCTGCAGTCGGTGAACCTCAAGTACGTGCGGCTGGGGTACCACTACCTGATCAGCCATGGCGTGTACCTGGCCACCATCCCGGTCATCGTGCTGGTCTGCGGCGCCGAGGTGGGCAACCTGAGCCGCGACGAGCTGTGGCGCAAGGTGTGGGGGGAGGCCACCAACGACCTCGCCACCGTGCTCGCCTTCCTCGTCGTCCTCGCCTTCACCATCTCCGTCTACATCATGTCCAGGCCCAGGCCCGTCTACCTCATCGACTTCGCCTGCTACaagccggccgacgagctcaAG GTGTCGAAGGCGGAGTTCATCGACCTGGCGCGCAAGTCCGGCAAGTTCGACGAGGACAGCCTGGCGTTCCAGTCGCGGCTGCTGGCCAAGTCCGGCATCGGCGACGAGTCCTACATGCCGCGCTGCGTCTTCGAGCCCAGCACCAACTGCGCCACCATGAAGGAGGGCCGCGCCGAGGCCTCCACCGCCATGTTCGCTGCGCTCGACGAGCTCTTCGACAAGTGCCGCGTCCGCCCCAAGGACGTCGGCGTGCTCGTCGTCAACTGCAGCCTCTTCAACCCGACCCCGTCGCTCTCCGCCATGATCGTCAACCACTACAAGATGCGCGGGAACATCCTCAGCTACAACCTCGGCGGCATGGGCTGCAGCGCTGGCGTCATCGCCATCGACCTGGCTCGCGACATGCTACAGGCCAGCGGCGCCGGGATCGCCGTTGTCGTCAGCACGGAGGCCGTCTCCTTCACGTGGTACCCCGGGAAGCGCCGCTCCATGCTCATCCCGAACGCCTTCTTCCGGGCTGGATGCGCCGCCGTGCTGCTCTCCAACCGGCGCCGCGACTTCCACCGCGCCAAGTACCAGCTGGAGCACGTGGTGCGCACGCACAAGGGTGCCGACGACCGCGCCTTCCGCTCTGTGTAccaggaggaggacgagcagCGGATCAAGGGCCTGTCCATCAGCCGCGACCTCCTGGAAGTGGGCGGGCACGCGCTCAAGACCAACATCACCACCCTGGGCCCCCTCGTGCTGCCCTTCTCCGAGCAGCTCCTCTTCTTCGCCGGCGTGCTCTTTCGCCACCTGTTCCCGTCCAAGACCTCCACCCCGCCGCCACCGACCACCCCCGGGGACGCGTCGGCGGCCGCGCCCTACATCCCGGACTTCAAGCGCGCGTTCGAGCACTTCTGCATGCACGCGGCGAGCCGCGACGTGCTGGAGCACCTGCAGAGCAACCTGGGCCTCCGCGACGCCGACCTGGAGTCCTCCCGCGCCGCGCTGCACCGCTTCGGCAACACCTCCAGCAGCAGCATCTGGTACGAGCTGGCGTACCTGGAGGCCAAGGGCCGCGTCCGCCGCGGCGACCGCGTGTGGCAGCTCGCCTTCGGGTCCGGGTTCAAGTGCAACAGCGCCGTGTGGCGCGCGGTGCGCCGCGTGCGCCGCCCGTCGTGCAGCCCCTGGCTGGACTCCGTCGACCAGTACCCGGCGCGCATGGACGCCTAA
- the LOC133911742 gene encoding protein FAR1-RELATED SEQUENCE 5-like isoform X1, with protein sequence MQFDDDRDIGVGGVNGEVDDKVDEPTRCLRCGISANATPHMRRGPEGRRTLCNACGIAWAKGKMRKVIDSDAHVDDAAIAKMVPELGMEFDNEDKAYEFYNRYAGHVGFSVRKSSSDKSAENITRSRTFVCSREGFRKDKKGAKEVKRPRPETRIGCPARMTIKITSDGKYRIAEFVADHNHQPAPPSTMHMLRSQRVLTELQTTEADSSEDSTTPSRFSSGSLAWQAGPAGSVNFLPADYRSSLRSKRMKNMQPGDAGAAVKYLQSMRMNNPSFFYAFQLDEDDKLTNIFWTDCKSRIDFNYFGDVVCLDTTYKINAHGRPLTLFLGVNHHKQISIFGAALLYDESTESFKWLFETFKIATDGKQPKTILTDRSMAATAAITAAWPGTIHCLCPWQVYQNAVKHLNHIFQGSKTFAKDFSKCVYEYEEEADFLLGWTTMLEKYDLRNNEWLRKLFEDRDKWASVYTRDVFTADIKSSLQSESIGSVLKKYSSPQFDLSSFFKHFERSLDEHRYAELQADFHASQSFPRIPPSKMLRQAASMYTPVVFEIFRREFEMFVDSVIYSCGEAGTASDYRVAVTDKPGEHYVKFESSDFSVFCSCKKFESMGIQCCHVLKVFDFRNIKELPHKYFMGRWKKDAKSVNTGNQEFLNDGASQTTCSSLNAPGPFIDHQHMQTNNQPNHDSSVSNFHRQGLHGDAQGNQGYTPLAGMHQQQFTGNFHLNIGTGF encoded by the exons ATGCAGTTCGATGATGATCGGGACATTGGTGTCGGTGGTGTCAATGGCGAAGTTGATGACAAGGTGGACGAGCCTACCAG ATGCCTACGCTGTGGCATCAGCGCAAATGCTACACCTCATATGCGTCGCGGACCGGAGGGACGAAGGACtttatgcaatgcatgtggCATAGCATGGGCAAAG GGGAAAATGAGAAAAGTTATTGATTCTGATGCCCACGTAGATGATGCTGCAATTGCAAAAATGGTGCCAGAACTTGGCATGGAATTTGACAATGAAGATAAAGCATATGAGTTCTACAACAGGTATGCTGGACATGTGGGCTTTAGTGTTCGTAAGAGTTCATCAGACAAATCAGCTGAAAACATCACAAGGTCAAGAACCTTTGTATGCTCGAGAGAAGGTTTCCGTAAGGACAAGAAAGGAGCTAAAGAAGTTAAGAGGCCACGACCAGAAACAAGAATAGGATGCCCTGCACGGATGACAATTAAGATTACATCGGATGGGAAATATCGTATTGCAGAATTTGTAGCAGACCATAACCATCAGCCAGCACCTCCATCAACCATGCATATGCTGAGATCTCAGAGAGTACTTACCGAGCTGCAAACAACGGAAGCAGACTCCTCAGAAGATTCAACAACACCGTCAAGGTTTTCTAGTGGTTCTTTAGCGTGGCAAGCAGGGCCAGCTGGAAGCGTCAACTTCCTCCCTGCTGATTATAGGAGTTCACTTCGTTCAAAGCGTATGAAAAACATGCAACCCGGTGATGCAGGAGCTGCTGTAAAGTACTTGCAGAGCATGCGGATGAATAATCCTTCATTCTTTTATGCTTTTCAGCTTGATGAGGATGACAAACTGACCAACATTTTCTGGACTGATTGCAAATCTAGAATTGACTTCAACTACTTTGGCGATGTGGTCTGTTTGGACACAACCTACAAAATAAATGCACATGGCAGGCCATTAACACTCTTCCTTGGAGTGAATCACCATAAGCAAATTTCCATATTCGGTGCAGCTTTGCTTTATGACGAATCAACAGAGTCTTTCAAGTGGTTGTTTGAAACATTCAAGATTGCCACAGATGGAAAGCAGCCAAAAACAATCTTGACTGATCGATCAATGGCAGCAACGGCTGCCATAACAGCAGCATGGCCAGGTACAATTCATTGCCTTTGTCCATGGCAAGTGTACCAAAATGCTGTCAAACACCTTAATCACATCTTCCAAGGCTCTAAGACATTTGCAAAGGATTTCAGCAAATGTGTTTACGAGTATGAGGAAGAAGCGGACTTCTTGCTAGGATGGACAACTATGCTAGAGAAGTATGATCTCAGAAACAATGAATGGCTTCGTAAATTGTTTGAAGATCGAGATAAATGGGCTTCAGTGTACACTAGGGATGTATTCACTGCAGATATAAAAAGTTCATTACAGTCAGAAAGTATCGGTAGTGTCTTGAAGAAGTACTCGAGTCCACAGTTTGATCTGTCATCTTTTTTCAAGCATTTTGAAAGATCACTGGATGAGCATCGATATGCTGAGCTGCAAGCTGATTTTCATGCAAGCCAAAGCTTCCCAAGAATACCTCCCTCCAAGATGCTTAGACAAGCTGCTAGCATGTACACACCAgtggtttttgaaatttttcgCAGAGAGTTTGAGATGTTTGTGGATTCAGTGATTTATAGTTGTGGGGAGGCTGGGACTGCATCTGACTATAGAGTAGCCGTAACAGATAAACCTGGGGAGCACTATGTTAAGTTTGAATCCAGTGACTTCTCTGTTTTTTGCAGTTGCAAAAAGTTTGAATCAATGGGTATCCAGTGCTGCCATGTGTTGAAGGTTTTTGACTTCAGAAATATAAAAGAGTTACCACACAAATATTTCATGGGAAGATGGAAGAAGGACGCAAAGTCTGTAAATACAGGCAATCAAGAATTTCTGAATGATGGAGCTTCACAAACTACCTGCTCTTCTTTAAATGCTCCTGGGCCATTTATAGATCACCAACACATGCAAACAAATAATCAGCCTAACCAT GATTCTTCTGTTTCTAACTTCCACCGGCAAGGCCTTCATGGAGATGCACAAGGAAATCAG GGTTATACTCCCTTAGCTGGGATGCATCAGCAACAGTTCACCGGAAATTTTCACCTTAACATTGGAACAGGTTTTTGA
- the LOC133911742 gene encoding protein FAR1-RELATED SEQUENCE 5-like isoform X2, protein MRRGPEGRRTLCNACGIAWAKGKMRKVIDSDAHVDDAAIAKMVPELGMEFDNEDKAYEFYNRYAGHVGFSVRKSSSDKSAENITRSRTFVCSREGFRKDKKGAKEVKRPRPETRIGCPARMTIKITSDGKYRIAEFVADHNHQPAPPSTMHMLRSQRVLTELQTTEADSSEDSTTPSRFSSGSLAWQAGPAGSVNFLPADYRSSLRSKRMKNMQPGDAGAAVKYLQSMRMNNPSFFYAFQLDEDDKLTNIFWTDCKSRIDFNYFGDVVCLDTTYKINAHGRPLTLFLGVNHHKQISIFGAALLYDESTESFKWLFETFKIATDGKQPKTILTDRSMAATAAITAAWPGTIHCLCPWQVYQNAVKHLNHIFQGSKTFAKDFSKCVYEYEEEADFLLGWTTMLEKYDLRNNEWLRKLFEDRDKWASVYTRDVFTADIKSSLQSESIGSVLKKYSSPQFDLSSFFKHFERSLDEHRYAELQADFHASQSFPRIPPSKMLRQAASMYTPVVFEIFRREFEMFVDSVIYSCGEAGTASDYRVAVTDKPGEHYVKFESSDFSVFCSCKKFESMGIQCCHVLKVFDFRNIKELPHKYFMGRWKKDAKSVNTGNQEFLNDGASQTTCSSLNAPGPFIDHQHMQTNNQPNHDSSVSNFHRQGLHGDAQGNQGYTPLAGMHQQQFTGNFHLNIGTGF, encoded by the exons ATGCGTCGCGGACCGGAGGGACGAAGGACtttatgcaatgcatgtggCATAGCATGGGCAAAG GGGAAAATGAGAAAAGTTATTGATTCTGATGCCCACGTAGATGATGCTGCAATTGCAAAAATGGTGCCAGAACTTGGCATGGAATTTGACAATGAAGATAAAGCATATGAGTTCTACAACAGGTATGCTGGACATGTGGGCTTTAGTGTTCGTAAGAGTTCATCAGACAAATCAGCTGAAAACATCACAAGGTCAAGAACCTTTGTATGCTCGAGAGAAGGTTTCCGTAAGGACAAGAAAGGAGCTAAAGAAGTTAAGAGGCCACGACCAGAAACAAGAATAGGATGCCCTGCACGGATGACAATTAAGATTACATCGGATGGGAAATATCGTATTGCAGAATTTGTAGCAGACCATAACCATCAGCCAGCACCTCCATCAACCATGCATATGCTGAGATCTCAGAGAGTACTTACCGAGCTGCAAACAACGGAAGCAGACTCCTCAGAAGATTCAACAACACCGTCAAGGTTTTCTAGTGGTTCTTTAGCGTGGCAAGCAGGGCCAGCTGGAAGCGTCAACTTCCTCCCTGCTGATTATAGGAGTTCACTTCGTTCAAAGCGTATGAAAAACATGCAACCCGGTGATGCAGGAGCTGCTGTAAAGTACTTGCAGAGCATGCGGATGAATAATCCTTCATTCTTTTATGCTTTTCAGCTTGATGAGGATGACAAACTGACCAACATTTTCTGGACTGATTGCAAATCTAGAATTGACTTCAACTACTTTGGCGATGTGGTCTGTTTGGACACAACCTACAAAATAAATGCACATGGCAGGCCATTAACACTCTTCCTTGGAGTGAATCACCATAAGCAAATTTCCATATTCGGTGCAGCTTTGCTTTATGACGAATCAACAGAGTCTTTCAAGTGGTTGTTTGAAACATTCAAGATTGCCACAGATGGAAAGCAGCCAAAAACAATCTTGACTGATCGATCAATGGCAGCAACGGCTGCCATAACAGCAGCATGGCCAGGTACAATTCATTGCCTTTGTCCATGGCAAGTGTACCAAAATGCTGTCAAACACCTTAATCACATCTTCCAAGGCTCTAAGACATTTGCAAAGGATTTCAGCAAATGTGTTTACGAGTATGAGGAAGAAGCGGACTTCTTGCTAGGATGGACAACTATGCTAGAGAAGTATGATCTCAGAAACAATGAATGGCTTCGTAAATTGTTTGAAGATCGAGATAAATGGGCTTCAGTGTACACTAGGGATGTATTCACTGCAGATATAAAAAGTTCATTACAGTCAGAAAGTATCGGTAGTGTCTTGAAGAAGTACTCGAGTCCACAGTTTGATCTGTCATCTTTTTTCAAGCATTTTGAAAGATCACTGGATGAGCATCGATATGCTGAGCTGCAAGCTGATTTTCATGCAAGCCAAAGCTTCCCAAGAATACCTCCCTCCAAGATGCTTAGACAAGCTGCTAGCATGTACACACCAgtggtttttgaaatttttcgCAGAGAGTTTGAGATGTTTGTGGATTCAGTGATTTATAGTTGTGGGGAGGCTGGGACTGCATCTGACTATAGAGTAGCCGTAACAGATAAACCTGGGGAGCACTATGTTAAGTTTGAATCCAGTGACTTCTCTGTTTTTTGCAGTTGCAAAAAGTTTGAATCAATGGGTATCCAGTGCTGCCATGTGTTGAAGGTTTTTGACTTCAGAAATATAAAAGAGTTACCACACAAATATTTCATGGGAAGATGGAAGAAGGACGCAAAGTCTGTAAATACAGGCAATCAAGAATTTCTGAATGATGGAGCTTCACAAACTACCTGCTCTTCTTTAAATGCTCCTGGGCCATTTATAGATCACCAACACATGCAAACAAATAATCAGCCTAACCAT GATTCTTCTGTTTCTAACTTCCACCGGCAAGGCCTTCATGGAGATGCACAAGGAAATCAG GGTTATACTCCCTTAGCTGGGATGCATCAGCAACAGTTCACCGGAAATTTTCACCTTAACATTGGAACAGGTTTTTGA